CGCGTGACCGCGGTCCCCCTGGAGGGGCGCGGGATCCTCGCCCGATGGGACCCCCTGGAGGAGACCCTTACGGTGTGGATGGGCCACCAGGACGTCCACTTGGTCCGCGCCGTGCTTTCGGAGGTCCTGGGGCTTCCCTTGGGTCGCATCCGGGTGATCAGCCCGGACGTGGGGGGAGCCTTCGGGATCAAGCTGCCCGTCTACCCCGAGGAGATGGTGGTGTGCGCCCTGGCGCGGATCCTGCAGCGGCCCGTGAAGTGGGTGCAGGACCGGAGGGAGAGTTTGCTCGGCGACACCCATGCACGGGAGGCCGTGGTGGACGTGGAGGCGGGCTTCGACGCCGAGGGGCAGCTCCGGGCCCTGTGGGTCCACATCGTCAGCGATGCGGGCGCCTATGCGGTGGCCGGACGGGGTCCTGTCATCGAGGGGAGCATGCTGGCCCGGGAGCTTCCCGGCCCCTACGACCTGCGCCACTACGCCTACACCCTGGACGTGGTGATGACCAACAAGGCGCCCGTGGCCGTGTACCGGGGCGTGGCCATCCCCGTGAGTACCTTCGTCATGGAACGGGTGATGGACCTCGCCGCGGATGCCCTGAAGCTGGACCCCGCGGAGATCCGGCGCCGGAACCTCGTCCGCACCTTCCCCTACTCCACGGTCACCGGGCACGTGTACGACGCGGGCCGGTACCTGGAGGGCCTGGAGAAGGTGCTGGAACTTGTGGACTACCGGAGATGGCGGGCAGAGCAAGCCCAGCTGCGGGCGCAGGGACGGTACCTGGGCATCGGGATTTGCTGTCTTGTGGACGCCACCGCCCGGGGAGGTGGATTCTACGGCCGGCTGGGGCTGAAGGCGGCAACCCAGGAGGGCTGCATCCTGCGCATCGACCCCGCGGGAGGGGTCACCGCGGCCCTGGGGACCACCACCCAGGGGCAGGGGTTGCACACGGCGCTCGCGCAGCTCATCGCGGACACCCTGGGGGTTCCTCTAGAGCGGGTCACCGTGGTGATGGGGGATACGGCCACCACCCCCTATGGGGGAGGGGCTTGGGCCAGCCGGGGCGCGGTGGCGGGCGGGGCCGTGGCCCTGCTGGCGGCGCGGAGGCTGCGGGAGAAGGTCCAGCACATCGCGGCCCACCTCCTGGAGGCGGCACCGGAGGACATCGAGCTGGCCGACGGGCGCGCGTTTGTTCGAGGCGCTCCGACCCGGAGCCTCTCCCTGGAGGAGATCGCCCACACCGCGTACTTCGTGGCCGCGGACCTCCCCCGGGGCATGGAGCCGGGATTGGAGGTGATGGTGCACTGGGAGCCGGAGATCCCCGCCACCTTCGCCTACGCGGCGCAGGCGATGGTGGTGGAGGTGCAACCCGAGACCGGTGCCGTGGACATCCTGAAGTACGTGGTGGTGGAGGACTGCGGTCCCATCATCAACCCTGGGCTCGTGGACGGGCAGCTGCGGGGCGGGATCCTGCAGGGGCTGGGCCAAGCCCTCTACGAAGACCTCGTGTACGATGCCCAGGGACAGCTGCTCACCTCCACCCTCATGGACTACATCCTTCCGGGAATCCACGAGGCGCCGGAGATCGAGATCCACCACATGTCCACCCCCTCCCCCCGGACCGTGGGAGGCCTGCGGGGGATGGCGGAGAGCGGGACCGCGGGGGCGCCCGCGGTGCTGGCGAATGCGGTGGCAGATGCCCTCAAGCCGTTCGGGGCGGCGGTGACCGCCCTCCCGCTCTCCCCGGCACGGGTGGTGGAGCTGATCCGGAAGGGAAGGGAGCGAACGACGGAAACATCCCACACGGAAGGAGGGTGAGGCGGATGAAGATCACGCGGCGGGAGTTCCTGAAAGGAGTGGTGGCGGGAGGGGCGGCTCTGGCCCTTCCGGAGGGTCTGCGATCCATCGTCCACGCGGCTCCCCGGGAGCCCATCCGAATCGGCTTTCCCGCTCCGCTCACGGGAGCCTTTGCGGACGAGGCGAACTACATGGTGCAGGGAGCCACCCTGGCGGTGGAGGAGTTCAACCGGGCCGGAGGCGTGCTGGGCCGTTCGGTGGAGCTCTTGGTGCGGGACGACCGGTTGAGCCCGGACGAGGGGGCCCGGCGCGCGCTGGAGCTCATCGAGCGGGAGCGGGTGCACTTCCTGGCCGGGGTCCTTTCTGCCGCGGTGCAGCTGGCGGTGAACGAGGTGGCGAAGCGCCACCGCCGGATCTTCGTCTCCACCAGCCAGTCGGACAAGATCGTCATGCCCCCGGACTTCAGCCCGTGGACGTTCCACGAGGCCCTCACGCCCTGGATGACCTCCACCGCCCTGGCCCGGTACGTCCTGCGGGAGGGACGCGGGAAGCGGGTGTACATCCTGTACGCGGACTACGCCTACGGTCAGGAACACACCGCCGCCTGGCGCCGCGTGATCGCGGAGGTGGGAGCAACCTTGGTCGGCGTGGACCCGCATCCTCTGGGCACCACGGACTACTCCGCGTACCTCCCGAAGATCGTGGCGGCCCGCCCGGACGTTCTGGTGCTGAACAACTTCGGACGGGACATCGTGAACTCCGCAAAGCAGGCGGTGGAGCTGGGTCTCAAGCAACGGGCGCAGATCGCGGTGCCCATCATCCCCACTGCCGCGGCCCTGGAGGCGGGCCCGGAGGTGCTCGGAGACGTGGTCTGCGCCTCCAGCTACTGGTGGGAGGTCCAGGAACGGATTCCGAAGGCGAAGGAGTTCAACACGAAGTTCAGCCGGCGGTTCAACCGGGTTCCCTCGGACTACGCGGCCTACGCCTACAGCGGGGTGCGGGAGCTACTGGAGGCGGTGCAGCGGACCGGGACCACGGACAGCGATCGGGTGGCGAAGGCCATGGAGGGTCGCCGGTACGCCCACTACAAGGACACCCAGTACTGGCGCGCATGCGACCACCAGTCCGTCCAGACCATCTTCCTCCTACGGGGACGTGAGCGGCCACGGGGGGCGTACGGGCTGTTTGACATCGTGGGCACCGTGGAAGGGGAGCGGGTGATCCCGAGCTGCGAGGCCCTGGGACACCGGTAAGGGAGGCGACCCGGTCCGCATGAGCGCGCAGGCCCTGTTGCTGCAACTCGTGACGGGGGTGGTGGTGGGCGCCATCTGGGTCATCGTGGCCATCGGGCTCTCCTTGATCTTCGGGATCCTGCGCATCGTGAACTTCGCCCATGGGGCCTTCTACATGCTCGGGGCGTACCTCGCCGCCTTCGCCGTAAGCTGGACCGGGCACTTCTGGCTGGCGCTCCTCGTGGCCCCGTTGAGCATGGCGGCCCTGGGCGTGCTGGTGGAGCGGGGCCTCGTCGGCCGCCTCTACGGCCGGGGCCTCGTGTACAGCGTGCTGGCCACCTACGCGGTCTCCCTGGTGATCATCGAGGGCGTCAAGATCCTGTGGGGGACCGTCGGTCCTCAATTCCGGGTGCCCGCGGAGCTGGCGGGCATGGTGAACCTGGGGTTCAGCTTCTTCCCCAAATACCGCCTGTTCGTGCTCCTGGCGACCGCCCTGACGGTGCTGGGGGTATGGTGGTGGCTGTACCGGACGCCCATGGGGCTCTTCATCCGGGCCGCGAGCCAGGACCCCCTCATGACGCAGGCCCTGGGAGTGGACATCGCCCGAGTGCTCGCGGGTGCCTTCGGCGCGGGGGTCGCGCTCGCGGGGTTGGGCGGAGCCCTGGCAGGTCCCCTGCGGGGGGTCTTCCCGGAGATGGGACTCGATATCCTCGTGGAGTCCTTCGTGGTGGTGGTCATCGGGGGAATGGGGAGCCTATTGGGCGCGGTGGTGGCGGGACTTCTGGTGGGATTGGTTCAGAGCTTCACCTTCCTGTGGGCCCCGGTCTTCGCCCACGTGGTCCTCTTCCTCCTCATGATCGCCACCCTGCTGGTTCGGCCGCAGGGTCTGTTCGGTACGGAGTGAGGGGGGCATGGAGCTGAAGATTCCCTCTCAACTCCTCACGTCCCGCGGACCCCTGCAGGCGATGTCCTTCCCGGCGGCCCTGGCGGCTTTCCTCCTCCTCCTCCCCGTGGTGCTCCCCTACGAGGCCCTGGCCGCGCAGATCCTCGTGTACACGCTGTTCAGCCTGGGCTACAACCTGCTCTTCGGATACACGGGGCTGCTGTCCTTCGGGCATGCAGCCTTCTTCGGAATGGGAAGCTACACCGCGGGGTTGCTGGCCCGGGAGATCACCGCGAACGTGCTCTGGACCCTGCCCGCCGCCATCGGAGTGGGAGCGGTGGGGGGAGCGGTGGTGGGGTTCTTCTGCCTGCGTCGGCGGGGAGATTACTTCTCCCTCATGACCCTGGCCTTCGGGCAGCTCCTGTACTTCATCGCGCACCAGTGGCGGGAGGTCACGGGCGGCGACGACGGTCTGCGGGGGATCCCCGTGGCCCACGTGCAGGTGGGGCCGTGGGCGTACGCGCTGGAGAGCTCCCGGGACGTCTACGTCCTCCTGGCACTGCTGACCTTCGGGGCGTTCCTGGGGTTCCGGAGGTTGCTCCGTTCCCCCTTCGGCACCGCCCTGCAGGCCATCCGGGAAAACGAGCTCCGGGCGGAGGCGGTGGGGTACGACACCTTCCGTCTGAAGTTGTGGGCCTTCGTCCTCTCCGCAGCCATGAGCAGCGCCGCGGGGGCCCTCAACGTGTACCTCCTGAAGTTCGCGGGACTCAACAGCCTGCACTGGACCACTTCCGGCTATGCGGTCCTGATCACCATCCTGGGAGGCGCGGGGACGCTGCTGGGCCCCCTCGTGGGGGCCCTGGCCTTCGTGGGGCTGCAGGACGTCCTGAGCGCTCTGCCCGCCATCGTGGATCGGTGGCCGTTTTTCGTGGGATTGCTCTTTATCGTGTGCGTCCTGGTGTTCCCGCACGGCATCTGGGGCACGGTGGAGCAGCTGCAGGCCCGCTTCCGGAGGCATGCGCCTGCCCTCGGGAGTTCGGAAGGATGAGGGGACCGGTGCTGGTCACGGAGGGCTTAAGCCGGCGGTTCGGATCCCTGGCCGCGGTGGACGAGGTGAACCTGGCCCTGCAGCCCGGGGAGATCCGGGGAATCATCGGGCCGAACGGGGCCGGCAAGAGCACCCTCCTGCGGCTGCTGGCCGGGGAGATCCGGCCGAGCGCCGGGAGGATCCTGTACCGGGGCCAGGACGTGACCGGCCGGCCCATGTACGACCTGGCGCGCCGGGGCATCGTGAAATCCTTCCAGATCACACAGGTGTTTCCGAACCTCTCGTGCCTGGAGAACGTTCGGGTGGTGGTCCAGGGTCCAGGCCGGGCATGGAACTTCTGGCAGCGGGTGGACCTGGACCGGCCCACCCTGGAGCGGGCGGAGGCCCTGCTGGCCCGGGTCGGGCTCTACGGGAAGCGGGACCTTCCAGCCCATGCGCTCTCCCACGGGGAACAGCGGCACCTGGAGATGGCCATGGCCCTCGCCATGGATCCTGAGGTCCTGCTGCTGGACGAACCGACCGCGGGCATGAGCGGGGAGGAGATTCAGAGGACCATGAAACTGCTGCAGGAGATCGCGCGGGAGCGGACCGTGGTCATCGTAGAACACAAGATGCCCGTGATCATGAATCTGTGTCAGCGGATCACCGTGCTCCACTTCGGGCGCATCCTGGCGGAGGGGACTCCGGAGGAGATCCAGGCTTCGGAAGAGGTCCAGGCGGTGTACCTGGGAAAGGTCAGGGGATGAGTCGGGACGCTTTACGGCTGGAGGACGTCCACTCGTACTACGGGAAGAGCCATGTGCTCCAGGGGGTCTCCCTGGAGGTGGCGGAGGGGGAGTTCGTGGCCCTGGTGGGGCGGAACGGAGCCGGCAAGTCCACCATCCTCAAGAGCATTATGGGCATCGTGCCCCCGCGGGCCGGACGGGTGCTGCTGGAGGGGCAGGAGATCACGGGTTTCCCGCCCCAGGAGGTGTCCCGGCGCGGGATCGCGTGGGTGCCCGAGGAGCGTCGGGTGCTCCCCGAGCTCACCGTGGAGGAGAACCTGTGGCTCGCGCTGCACGCCGCGGGCGTGAAGGGACGGGAGGCAAGCGCGCGTCTGGAGGACGTTTTCTCCCTGTTCCCAAGGCTCCGGGAGCGGCTGCGTCAGAAGGGTCGGACCCTCTCGGGCGGAGAGCAACAGATGCTCGCCATCGCCCGGGCGCTCGTGGTGCGTCCCAAGGTCATGCTGGTGGACGAGCCCACCCAGGGGTTGATGCCCCGTCTGGTGAGCGCGCTGGCGGAGGTGCTGCGGGAGATCCACGCCCGCGGGGTGACGGTGGTGCTGGTGGAACAGATGGTCACCGTGGCCATGGAGCTCGCGCAGCGGATCTACATCGTGGATCAGGGAAGGGTGCGACTCTGCACCACCCCGGAGGGCATCCAGGAGGACCCGCAACTCGTTCAGGCCTTCCTGGGGGTTTCCGGAATCTAGGCACGGGAGGGGCACATGGAGGAATACCGGGACCACGTGGTGGTGGAGCTCTTCGGCAAACGGATTCACGTCCTGGACCTTTCCCGGGAGATCGGCCCGCACATCCCCGTGTATCCCGGCCACATGCGGGTGGCGACGTGGTGGCACCTGACCCACGAGGACGTCCGACGGTTGCGACTGCCTCCGGATTCCCCCTTCGGGGGATATGGGGTGTTCGGAATCGCCATGTGCGATCACGTGTCCACCCATCTGGACGCGGTGTATCACTTCAATCCCGAGCGGCCGGAGAAGACCGTTGACCGGGTTCCCCTTACCCAGCTCATCACCCCCGGGGTCTGGATCGACGTGAGCTGGGTGCCGCCCCGGCAGCATATCCGACTTGCGGACGTGCAGCGGGCCCTGCGGGAGGCGAATGTGGAGCTCCGGGCGGGCGTCACCCTCCTGTACTACACGGGAGCCGCGAGGCACTGGGAAGACCCCTACCGCTTCCTGACGGAGTACCC
This genomic interval from Armatimonadota bacterium contains the following:
- a CDS encoding branched-chain amino acid ABC transporter permease; the protein is MSAQALLLQLVTGVVVGAIWVIVAIGLSLIFGILRIVNFAHGAFYMLGAYLAAFAVSWTGHFWLALLVAPLSMAALGVLVERGLVGRLYGRGLVYSVLATYAVSLVIIEGVKILWGTVGPQFRVPAELAGMVNLGFSFFPKYRLFVLLATALTVLGVWWWLYRTPMGLFIRAASQDPLMTQALGVDIARVLAGAFGAGVALAGLGGALAGPLRGVFPEMGLDILVESFVVVVIGGMGSLLGAVVAGLLVGLVQSFTFLWAPVFAHVVLFLLMIATLLVRPQGLFGTE
- a CDS encoding xanthine dehydrogenase family protein molybdopterin-binding subunit — translated: MLPSGRYVGRRVPRWEDRRFVQGRGRYLDDLNLPDQVEVAFVRSPHAHARLLRVDVEAARGHPEAVGVYTWEDLQGLLRPYWTMPRGPIRQARVTPLASGKVRWVGEPVAVVAARDRYVAEDLCELVTVEYEPLPAVVDALEAMRPEAIRLYEEWPDNVVSHQTFQAGDPEAQLAGCAVVVRERFRSNRVTAVPLEGRGILARWDPLEETLTVWMGHQDVHLVRAVLSEVLGLPLGRIRVISPDVGGAFGIKLPVYPEEMVVCALARILQRPVKWVQDRRESLLGDTHAREAVVDVEAGFDAEGQLRALWVHIVSDAGAYAVAGRGPVIEGSMLARELPGPYDLRHYAYTLDVVMTNKAPVAVYRGVAIPVSTFVMERVMDLAADALKLDPAEIRRRNLVRTFPYSTVTGHVYDAGRYLEGLEKVLELVDYRRWRAEQAQLRAQGRYLGIGICCLVDATARGGGFYGRLGLKAATQEGCILRIDPAGGVTAALGTTTQGQGLHTALAQLIADTLGVPLERVTVVMGDTATTPYGGGAWASRGAVAGGAVALLAARRLREKVQHIAAHLLEAAPEDIELADGRAFVRGAPTRSLSLEEIAHTAYFVAADLPRGMEPGLEVMVHWEPEIPATFAYAAQAMVVEVQPETGAVDILKYVVVEDCGPIINPGLVDGQLRGGILQGLGQALYEDLVYDAQGQLLTSTLMDYILPGIHEAPEIEIHHMSTPSPRTVGGLRGMAESGTAGAPAVLANAVADALKPFGAAVTALPLSPARVVELIRKGRERTTETSHTEGG
- a CDS encoding cyclase family protein; protein product: MEEYRDHVVVELFGKRIHVLDLSREIGPHIPVYPGHMRVATWWHLTHEDVRRLRLPPDSPFGGYGVFGIAMCDHVSTHLDAVYHFNPERPEKTVDRVPLTQLITPGVWIDVSWVPPRQHIRLADVQRALREANVELRAGVTLLYYTGAARHWEDPYRFLTEYPGLDEEASRWILDQGVVNVCTDAPSTDNPADLSYPNHRVHGEREVIHTEIVNNIERIPRHDGFYVMFLPLRFVGLSGSPVRALALWEE
- a CDS encoding branched-chain amino acid ABC transporter permease; the encoded protein is MELKIPSQLLTSRGPLQAMSFPAALAAFLLLLPVVLPYEALAAQILVYTLFSLGYNLLFGYTGLLSFGHAAFFGMGSYTAGLLAREITANVLWTLPAAIGVGAVGGAVVGFFCLRRRGDYFSLMTLAFGQLLYFIAHQWREVTGGDDGLRGIPVAHVQVGPWAYALESSRDVYVLLALLTFGAFLGFRRLLRSPFGTALQAIRENELRAEAVGYDTFRLKLWAFVLSAAMSSAAGALNVYLLKFAGLNSLHWTTSGYAVLITILGGAGTLLGPLVGALAFVGLQDVLSALPAIVDRWPFFVGLLFIVCVLVFPHGIWGTVEQLQARFRRHAPALGSSEG
- a CDS encoding ABC transporter ATP-binding protein, translated to MSRDALRLEDVHSYYGKSHVLQGVSLEVAEGEFVALVGRNGAGKSTILKSIMGIVPPRAGRVLLEGQEITGFPPQEVSRRGIAWVPEERRVLPELTVEENLWLALHAAGVKGREASARLEDVFSLFPRLRERLRQKGRTLSGGEQQMLAIARALVVRPKVMLVDEPTQGLMPRLVSALAEVLREIHARGVTVVLVEQMVTVAMELAQRIYIVDQGRVRLCTTPEGIQEDPQLVQAFLGVSGI
- a CDS encoding ABC transporter substrate-binding protein, which translates into the protein MKITRREFLKGVVAGGAALALPEGLRSIVHAAPREPIRIGFPAPLTGAFADEANYMVQGATLAVEEFNRAGGVLGRSVELLVRDDRLSPDEGARRALELIERERVHFLAGVLSAAVQLAVNEVAKRHRRIFVSTSQSDKIVMPPDFSPWTFHEALTPWMTSTALARYVLREGRGKRVYILYADYAYGQEHTAAWRRVIAEVGATLVGVDPHPLGTTDYSAYLPKIVAARPDVLVLNNFGRDIVNSAKQAVELGLKQRAQIAVPIIPTAAALEAGPEVLGDVVCASSYWWEVQERIPKAKEFNTKFSRRFNRVPSDYAAYAYSGVRELLEAVQRTGTTDSDRVAKAMEGRRYAHYKDTQYWRACDHQSVQTIFLLRGRERPRGAYGLFDIVGTVEGERVIPSCEALGHR
- a CDS encoding ABC transporter ATP-binding protein, coding for MRGPVLVTEGLSRRFGSLAAVDEVNLALQPGEIRGIIGPNGAGKSTLLRLLAGEIRPSAGRILYRGQDVTGRPMYDLARRGIVKSFQITQVFPNLSCLENVRVVVQGPGRAWNFWQRVDLDRPTLERAEALLARVGLYGKRDLPAHALSHGEQRHLEMAMALAMDPEVLLLDEPTAGMSGEEIQRTMKLLQEIARERTVVIVEHKMPVIMNLCQRITVLHFGRILAEGTPEEIQASEEVQAVYLGKVRG